A single region of the Maniola jurtina chromosome 6, ilManJurt1.1, whole genome shotgun sequence genome encodes:
- the LOC123866015 gene encoding protein kinase C-binding protein NELL1-like isoform X2 produces the protein MAGARALVAACCCWWWLTNAAATELDLLAALSLHNTSRAGVSVAPGMQPQRTAYALQGESRSLQVEGAAFERAAELLRRSPEFTLLAALRQEPANSGTILSFSHGYNRYLELQSSGRRDEVRLHYVAAGGAAARVETFPFRLADGAWHRVALAVSGAQATLFVDCHPLYRRLIPPPDRNFTQPQLSLWVGQRNSKHSLFKGTLQEVRLVSGPHGYLVQCPGLDSECPTCGQFALLQATVQELTTHIHDLSLKLVGTEARLARLEQCDCQKSCYSNGTVHADGASWQKDCNRCSCVHGEITCRPVECDRAECKNPVLHPGECCPTCLRQCLLKGTLYEHGERFAPKECAECVCHDGNMQCARVDPDTACPPLPCDQPDQFTVPGECCKFCPGVDYCSMGHSCDENATCMNLNTKYTCKCNQGFQGDGITCEDVDECQAAGGLYGHHCHSNTRCVNVVGSYVCQCLPGYTRRDKFNCVEVDECASELHGCHAHAQCSNTPGSYSCRCRDGYSGDGYTCTPICTGGCLNGGVCAAPEHCACARGFGGARCERDVDECDALSHPAAHAPCVPRALCVNTPGSYYCVCRDGYRRDPHRDHCEDVDECIEGFHTCHPSARCINTEGGFRCQCDTPSCELSCSWQGQVLSDGERWLEAGGCRACSCNAGVASCERALCACDRDNTSLTFASTESSLSLAPAACCPHCEARFHCRHQEMHHVTFRSGERWLYQCQICECLLGEVDCWEPECEEGTSCCAAGAERSGAEGGSWRAPHRLELAGCAPPHCPTCQGGQCATLSAARRGGGAGAGGAVVGPRAAPAPQAPRRAALEPP, from the exons CCACCGAGCTAGACCTGCTGGCCGCGCTGTCGCTGCACAACACGTCACGCGCCGGCGTCAGCGTCGCTCCAGGCATGCAGCCACAGCGGACCGCCTACGCCCTGCAAG GGGAATCGCGGTCGCTGCAAGTGGAGGGCGCGGCGTTCGAGCGCGCCGCGGAGCTGCTGCGGCGCTCGCCCGAGTTCACGCTGCTCGCGGCGCTGCGCCAGGAGCCCGCCAACTCCGGCACCATCCTCTCCTTCTCGCACGGATACAACAG GTACCTGGAGCTGCAGTCGAGCGGGCGCCGCGACGAGGTGCGCCTGCACTACGTGGCCGCCGGGGGAGCCGCGGCGCGGGTGGAGACCTTCCCGTTCCGGCTGGCGGACGGCGCGTGGCACCGCGTGGCGCTGGCGGTGTCGGGCGCGCAGGCCACGCTGTTCGTGGACTGCCACCCGCTGTACCGCCGCCTGATCCCGCCGCCCGACCGCAACTTCACCCAGCCGCAGCTGTCTCTGTGGGTAGGACAGAGGAATAGCAAACATTCTTTATTTAAG GGTACTCTTCAAGAGGTAAGATTAGTGAGCGGGCCTCACGGATACCTGGTGCAATGCCCGGGGCTGGACTCCGAGTGCCCCACCTGCGGGCAGTTCGCGCTGCTGCAGGCGACCGTGCAGGAGCTCACGACACACATCCATGACCTTTCGCTTAAg TTGGTGGGCACGGAAGCGCGGCTGGCGCGGCTGGAGCAGTGCGACTGTCAGAAGTCGTGCTACTCCAACGGCACCGTGCACGCGGACGGCGCCTCCTGGCAGAAGGACTGCAATCGCTGCTCCTGCGTG CATGGCGAGATAACTTGCAGGCCAGTTGAGTGCGATAGAGCAGAGTGTAAAAATCCTGTATTACATCCTGGCGAATGCTGCCCCACATGTCTAA GGCAATGTCTATTAAAAGGAACGTTATACGAGCACGGGGAGCGATTCGCGCCGAAGGAGTGTGCGGAGTGCGTGTGTCACGACGGCAACATGCAGTGCGCGCGCGTGGACCCCGACACCGCCTGCCCGCCGCTGCCCTGCGACCAGCCCGACCAGTTCACCGTGCCCGGCGAGTGCTGCAAGTTCTGTCCCG GAGTGGACTACTGCAGCATGGGTCACTCGTGTGACGAGAACGCGACGTGTATGAATCTCAATACAAAGTACACTTGTAAGTGCAATCAAGGATTCCAAGGAGATGGAATTACGTGTGAAG ATGTGGATGAATGTCAAGCAGCCGGTGGGCTGTACGGACACCACTGCCATTCCAACACACGCTGTGTGAACGTGGTCGGGAGCTACGTGTGCCAGTGCCTGCCCGGGTACACCAGGCGAGACAAGTTTAACTGCGTTGAG GTGGACGAGTGCGCGAGTGAGCTCCACGGCTGCCACGCGCACGCGCAGTGCAGCAACACGCCCGGCTCCTACTCGTGCCGGTGTCGCGACGGCTACTCCGGCGACGGCTACACGTGCACAC CGATCTGCACAGGCGGTTGCCTGAACGGCGGGGTGTGCGCGGCGCCGGAGCACTGCGCCTGTGCGCGCGGCTTCGGCGGCGCACGCTGCGAGCGGGACGTGGACGAGTGCGACGCGCTGTCGCACCCCGCCGCGCACGCGCCGTGCGTGCCGCGCGCGCTGTGCGTCAACACGCCCGGCTCCTACTACTGCGTGTGTCGCGACGGGTACCGGCGCGACCCGCACAGAGATCATTGCGAAG ATGTAGACGAATGTATAGAAGGCTTCCACACGTGTCATCCGAGTGCCCGCTGCATCAACACAGAGGGAGGCTTCAGATGTCAATGTGATACACCTTCCTGCGAACTTA GTTGTTCGTGGCAAGGCCAGGTGTTGTCGGACGGCGAGCGCTGGCTGGAGGCCGGCGGCTGCCGCGCCTGCTCCTGCAACGCTGGCGTCGCGTCCTGTGAGCGCGCGCTCTGCGCCTGCGACAGGGACAATACCTCGCTTACT TTTGCTTCGACGGAATCGTCGCTGTCGCTGGCGCCGGCGGCGTGCTGCCCGCACTGCGAGGCGCGCTTCCACTGTCGCCACCAGGAGATGCACCACGTCACGTTCCGCAGCGGCGAGCGCTGGCTCTACCAGTGCCAGATCTGCGAGTGTCTA CTAGGAGAAGTAGACTGTTGGGAGCCCGAGTGTGAAGAGGGCACAAGCTGCTGCGCGGCGGGCGCGGAGCGGAGTGGCGCGGAGGGGGGCTCGTGGCGCGCGCCGCACCGCCTCGAGCTGGCGGGCTGCGCGCCGCCGCACTGCCCCACCTGCCAA GGCGGGCAGTGTGCTACTTTG AGCGCGGCGCGACGTGGCGGCGGCGCTGGCGCTGGCGGCGCTGTGGTGgggccgcgcgccgcgcccgcacCGCAAGCaccgcggcgcgcggcgctaGAGCCGCCCTGA
- the LOC123866015 gene encoding protein kinase C-binding protein NELL1-like isoform X1 gives MAGARALVAACCCWWWLTNAAATELDLLAALSLHNTSRAGVSVAPGMQPQRTAYALQGESRSLQVEGAAFERAAELLRRSPEFTLLAALRQEPANSGTILSFSHGYNRYLELQSSGRRDEVRLHYVAAGGAAARVETFPFRLADGAWHRVALAVSGAQATLFVDCHPLYRRLIPPPDRNFTQPQLSLWVGQRNSKHSLFKGTLQEVRLVSGPHGYLVQCPGLDSECPTCGQFALLQATVQELTTHIHDLSLKLVGTEARLARLEQCDCQKSCYSNGTVHADGASWQKDCNRCSCVHGEITCRPVECDRAECKNPVLHPGECCPTCLRQCLLKGTLYEHGERFAPKECAECVCHDGNMQCARVDPDTACPPLPCDQPDQFTVPGECCKFCPGVDYCSMGHSCDENATCMNLNTKYTCKCNQGFQGDGITCEDVDECQAAGGLYGHHCHSNTRCVNVVGSYVCQCLPGYTRRDKFNCVEVDECASELHGCHAHAQCSNTPGSYSCRCRDGYSGDGYTCTPICTGGCLNGGVCAAPEHCACARGFGGARCERDVDECDALSHPAAHAPCVPRALCVNTPGSYYCVCRDGYRRDPHRDHCEDVDECIEGFHTCHPSARCINTEGGFRCQCDTPSCELSCSWQGQVLSDGERWLEAGGCRACSCNAGVASCERALCACDRDNTSLTFASTESSLSLAPAACCPHCEARFHCRHQEMHHVTFRSGERWLYQCQICECLLGEVDCWEPECEEGTSCCAAGAERSGAEGGSWRAPHRLELAGCAPPHCPTCQGGQCATLVSNLACCVHRARRDVAAALALAALWWGRAPRPHRKHRGARR, from the exons CCACCGAGCTAGACCTGCTGGCCGCGCTGTCGCTGCACAACACGTCACGCGCCGGCGTCAGCGTCGCTCCAGGCATGCAGCCACAGCGGACCGCCTACGCCCTGCAAG GGGAATCGCGGTCGCTGCAAGTGGAGGGCGCGGCGTTCGAGCGCGCCGCGGAGCTGCTGCGGCGCTCGCCCGAGTTCACGCTGCTCGCGGCGCTGCGCCAGGAGCCCGCCAACTCCGGCACCATCCTCTCCTTCTCGCACGGATACAACAG GTACCTGGAGCTGCAGTCGAGCGGGCGCCGCGACGAGGTGCGCCTGCACTACGTGGCCGCCGGGGGAGCCGCGGCGCGGGTGGAGACCTTCCCGTTCCGGCTGGCGGACGGCGCGTGGCACCGCGTGGCGCTGGCGGTGTCGGGCGCGCAGGCCACGCTGTTCGTGGACTGCCACCCGCTGTACCGCCGCCTGATCCCGCCGCCCGACCGCAACTTCACCCAGCCGCAGCTGTCTCTGTGGGTAGGACAGAGGAATAGCAAACATTCTTTATTTAAG GGTACTCTTCAAGAGGTAAGATTAGTGAGCGGGCCTCACGGATACCTGGTGCAATGCCCGGGGCTGGACTCCGAGTGCCCCACCTGCGGGCAGTTCGCGCTGCTGCAGGCGACCGTGCAGGAGCTCACGACACACATCCATGACCTTTCGCTTAAg TTGGTGGGCACGGAAGCGCGGCTGGCGCGGCTGGAGCAGTGCGACTGTCAGAAGTCGTGCTACTCCAACGGCACCGTGCACGCGGACGGCGCCTCCTGGCAGAAGGACTGCAATCGCTGCTCCTGCGTG CATGGCGAGATAACTTGCAGGCCAGTTGAGTGCGATAGAGCAGAGTGTAAAAATCCTGTATTACATCCTGGCGAATGCTGCCCCACATGTCTAA GGCAATGTCTATTAAAAGGAACGTTATACGAGCACGGGGAGCGATTCGCGCCGAAGGAGTGTGCGGAGTGCGTGTGTCACGACGGCAACATGCAGTGCGCGCGCGTGGACCCCGACACCGCCTGCCCGCCGCTGCCCTGCGACCAGCCCGACCAGTTCACCGTGCCCGGCGAGTGCTGCAAGTTCTGTCCCG GAGTGGACTACTGCAGCATGGGTCACTCGTGTGACGAGAACGCGACGTGTATGAATCTCAATACAAAGTACACTTGTAAGTGCAATCAAGGATTCCAAGGAGATGGAATTACGTGTGAAG ATGTGGATGAATGTCAAGCAGCCGGTGGGCTGTACGGACACCACTGCCATTCCAACACACGCTGTGTGAACGTGGTCGGGAGCTACGTGTGCCAGTGCCTGCCCGGGTACACCAGGCGAGACAAGTTTAACTGCGTTGAG GTGGACGAGTGCGCGAGTGAGCTCCACGGCTGCCACGCGCACGCGCAGTGCAGCAACACGCCCGGCTCCTACTCGTGCCGGTGTCGCGACGGCTACTCCGGCGACGGCTACACGTGCACAC CGATCTGCACAGGCGGTTGCCTGAACGGCGGGGTGTGCGCGGCGCCGGAGCACTGCGCCTGTGCGCGCGGCTTCGGCGGCGCACGCTGCGAGCGGGACGTGGACGAGTGCGACGCGCTGTCGCACCCCGCCGCGCACGCGCCGTGCGTGCCGCGCGCGCTGTGCGTCAACACGCCCGGCTCCTACTACTGCGTGTGTCGCGACGGGTACCGGCGCGACCCGCACAGAGATCATTGCGAAG ATGTAGACGAATGTATAGAAGGCTTCCACACGTGTCATCCGAGTGCCCGCTGCATCAACACAGAGGGAGGCTTCAGATGTCAATGTGATACACCTTCCTGCGAACTTA GTTGTTCGTGGCAAGGCCAGGTGTTGTCGGACGGCGAGCGCTGGCTGGAGGCCGGCGGCTGCCGCGCCTGCTCCTGCAACGCTGGCGTCGCGTCCTGTGAGCGCGCGCTCTGCGCCTGCGACAGGGACAATACCTCGCTTACT TTTGCTTCGACGGAATCGTCGCTGTCGCTGGCGCCGGCGGCGTGCTGCCCGCACTGCGAGGCGCGCTTCCACTGTCGCCACCAGGAGATGCACCACGTCACGTTCCGCAGCGGCGAGCGCTGGCTCTACCAGTGCCAGATCTGCGAGTGTCTA CTAGGAGAAGTAGACTGTTGGGAGCCCGAGTGTGAAGAGGGCACAAGCTGCTGCGCGGCGGGCGCGGAGCGGAGTGGCGCGGAGGGGGGCTCGTGGCGCGCGCCGCACCGCCTCGAGCTGGCGGGCTGCGCGCCGCCGCACTGCCCCACCTGCCAA GGCGGGCAGTGTGCTACTTTGGTGAGCAATCTCGCGTGTTGTGTGCATCG AGCGCGGCGCGACGTGGCGGCGGCGCTGGCGCTGGCGGCGCTGTGGTGgggccgcgcgccgcgcccgcacCGCAAGCaccgcggcgcgcggcgctaG
- the LOC123866015 gene encoding protein kinase C-binding protein NELL1-like isoform X3, with amino-acid sequence MAGARALVAACCCWWWLTNAAATELDLLAALSLHNTSRAGVSVAPGMQPQRTAYALQGESRSLQVEGAAFERAAELLRRSPEFTLLAALRQEPANSGTILSFSHGYNRYLELQSSGRRDEVRLHYVAAGGAAARVETFPFRLADGAWHRVALAVSGAQATLFVDCHPLYRRLIPPPDRNFTQPQLSLWVGQRNSKHSLFKGTLQEVRLVSGPHGYLVQCPGLDSECPTCGQFALLQATVQELTTHIHDLSLKLVGTEARLARLEQCDCQKSCYSNGTVHADGASWQKDCNRCSCVHGEITCRPVECDRAECKNPVLHPGECCPTCLRQCLLKGTLYEHGERFAPKECAECVCHDGNMQCARVDPDTACPPLPCDQPDQFTVPGECCKFCPGVDYCSMGHSCDENATCMNLNTKYTCKCNQGFQGDGITCEDVDECQAAGGLYGHHCHSNTRCVNVVGSYVCQCLPGYTRRDKFNCVEVDECASELHGCHAHAQCSNTPGSYSCRCRDGYSGDGYTCTPICTGGCLNGGVCAAPEHCACARGFGGARCERDVDECDALSHPAAHAPCVPRALCVNTPGSYYCVCRDGYRRDPHRDHCEDVDECIEGFHTCHPSARCINTEGGFRCQCDTPSCELSCSWQGQVLSDGERWLEAGGCRACSCNAGVASCERALCACDRDNTSLTFASTESSLSLAPAACCPHCEARFHCRHQEMHHVTFRSGERWLYQCQICECLLGEVDCWEPECEEGTSCCAAGAERSGAEGGSWRAPHRLELAGCAPPHCPTCQSAARRGGGAGAGGAVVGPRAAPAPQAPRRAALEPP; translated from the exons CCACCGAGCTAGACCTGCTGGCCGCGCTGTCGCTGCACAACACGTCACGCGCCGGCGTCAGCGTCGCTCCAGGCATGCAGCCACAGCGGACCGCCTACGCCCTGCAAG GGGAATCGCGGTCGCTGCAAGTGGAGGGCGCGGCGTTCGAGCGCGCCGCGGAGCTGCTGCGGCGCTCGCCCGAGTTCACGCTGCTCGCGGCGCTGCGCCAGGAGCCCGCCAACTCCGGCACCATCCTCTCCTTCTCGCACGGATACAACAG GTACCTGGAGCTGCAGTCGAGCGGGCGCCGCGACGAGGTGCGCCTGCACTACGTGGCCGCCGGGGGAGCCGCGGCGCGGGTGGAGACCTTCCCGTTCCGGCTGGCGGACGGCGCGTGGCACCGCGTGGCGCTGGCGGTGTCGGGCGCGCAGGCCACGCTGTTCGTGGACTGCCACCCGCTGTACCGCCGCCTGATCCCGCCGCCCGACCGCAACTTCACCCAGCCGCAGCTGTCTCTGTGGGTAGGACAGAGGAATAGCAAACATTCTTTATTTAAG GGTACTCTTCAAGAGGTAAGATTAGTGAGCGGGCCTCACGGATACCTGGTGCAATGCCCGGGGCTGGACTCCGAGTGCCCCACCTGCGGGCAGTTCGCGCTGCTGCAGGCGACCGTGCAGGAGCTCACGACACACATCCATGACCTTTCGCTTAAg TTGGTGGGCACGGAAGCGCGGCTGGCGCGGCTGGAGCAGTGCGACTGTCAGAAGTCGTGCTACTCCAACGGCACCGTGCACGCGGACGGCGCCTCCTGGCAGAAGGACTGCAATCGCTGCTCCTGCGTG CATGGCGAGATAACTTGCAGGCCAGTTGAGTGCGATAGAGCAGAGTGTAAAAATCCTGTATTACATCCTGGCGAATGCTGCCCCACATGTCTAA GGCAATGTCTATTAAAAGGAACGTTATACGAGCACGGGGAGCGATTCGCGCCGAAGGAGTGTGCGGAGTGCGTGTGTCACGACGGCAACATGCAGTGCGCGCGCGTGGACCCCGACACCGCCTGCCCGCCGCTGCCCTGCGACCAGCCCGACCAGTTCACCGTGCCCGGCGAGTGCTGCAAGTTCTGTCCCG GAGTGGACTACTGCAGCATGGGTCACTCGTGTGACGAGAACGCGACGTGTATGAATCTCAATACAAAGTACACTTGTAAGTGCAATCAAGGATTCCAAGGAGATGGAATTACGTGTGAAG ATGTGGATGAATGTCAAGCAGCCGGTGGGCTGTACGGACACCACTGCCATTCCAACACACGCTGTGTGAACGTGGTCGGGAGCTACGTGTGCCAGTGCCTGCCCGGGTACACCAGGCGAGACAAGTTTAACTGCGTTGAG GTGGACGAGTGCGCGAGTGAGCTCCACGGCTGCCACGCGCACGCGCAGTGCAGCAACACGCCCGGCTCCTACTCGTGCCGGTGTCGCGACGGCTACTCCGGCGACGGCTACACGTGCACAC CGATCTGCACAGGCGGTTGCCTGAACGGCGGGGTGTGCGCGGCGCCGGAGCACTGCGCCTGTGCGCGCGGCTTCGGCGGCGCACGCTGCGAGCGGGACGTGGACGAGTGCGACGCGCTGTCGCACCCCGCCGCGCACGCGCCGTGCGTGCCGCGCGCGCTGTGCGTCAACACGCCCGGCTCCTACTACTGCGTGTGTCGCGACGGGTACCGGCGCGACCCGCACAGAGATCATTGCGAAG ATGTAGACGAATGTATAGAAGGCTTCCACACGTGTCATCCGAGTGCCCGCTGCATCAACACAGAGGGAGGCTTCAGATGTCAATGTGATACACCTTCCTGCGAACTTA GTTGTTCGTGGCAAGGCCAGGTGTTGTCGGACGGCGAGCGCTGGCTGGAGGCCGGCGGCTGCCGCGCCTGCTCCTGCAACGCTGGCGTCGCGTCCTGTGAGCGCGCGCTCTGCGCCTGCGACAGGGACAATACCTCGCTTACT TTTGCTTCGACGGAATCGTCGCTGTCGCTGGCGCCGGCGGCGTGCTGCCCGCACTGCGAGGCGCGCTTCCACTGTCGCCACCAGGAGATGCACCACGTCACGTTCCGCAGCGGCGAGCGCTGGCTCTACCAGTGCCAGATCTGCGAGTGTCTA CTAGGAGAAGTAGACTGTTGGGAGCCCGAGTGTGAAGAGGGCACAAGCTGCTGCGCGGCGGGCGCGGAGCGGAGTGGCGCGGAGGGGGGCTCGTGGCGCGCGCCGCACCGCCTCGAGCTGGCGGGCTGCGCGCCGCCGCACTGCCCCACCTGCCAA AGCGCGGCGCGACGTGGCGGCGGCGCTGGCGCTGGCGGCGCTGTGGTGgggccgcgcgccgcgcccgcacCGCAAGCaccgcggcgcgcggcgctaGAGCCGCCCTGA
- the LOC123866015 gene encoding protein kinase C-binding protein NELL1-like isoform X4, translating into MQPQRTAYALQGESRSLQVEGAAFERAAELLRRSPEFTLLAALRQEPANSGTILSFSHGYNRYLELQSSGRRDEVRLHYVAAGGAAARVETFPFRLADGAWHRVALAVSGAQATLFVDCHPLYRRLIPPPDRNFTQPQLSLWVGQRNSKHSLFKGTLQEVRLVSGPHGYLVQCPGLDSECPTCGQFALLQATVQELTTHIHDLSLKLVGTEARLARLEQCDCQKSCYSNGTVHADGASWQKDCNRCSCVHGEITCRPVECDRAECKNPVLHPGECCPTCLRQCLLKGTLYEHGERFAPKECAECVCHDGNMQCARVDPDTACPPLPCDQPDQFTVPGECCKFCPGVDYCSMGHSCDENATCMNLNTKYTCKCNQGFQGDGITCEDVDECQAAGGLYGHHCHSNTRCVNVVGSYVCQCLPGYTRRDKFNCVEVDECASELHGCHAHAQCSNTPGSYSCRCRDGYSGDGYTCTPICTGGCLNGGVCAAPEHCACARGFGGARCERDVDECDALSHPAAHAPCVPRALCVNTPGSYYCVCRDGYRRDPHRDHCEDVDECIEGFHTCHPSARCINTEGGFRCQCDTPSCELSCSWQGQVLSDGERWLEAGGCRACSCNAGVASCERALCACDRDNTSLTFASTESSLSLAPAACCPHCEARFHCRHQEMHHVTFRSGERWLYQCQICECLLGEVDCWEPECEEGTSCCAAGAERSGAEGGSWRAPHRLELAGCAPPHCPTCQGGQCATLVSNLACCVHRARRDVAAALALAALWWGRAPRPHRKHRGARR; encoded by the exons ATGCAGCCACAGCGGACCGCCTACGCCCTGCAAG GGGAATCGCGGTCGCTGCAAGTGGAGGGCGCGGCGTTCGAGCGCGCCGCGGAGCTGCTGCGGCGCTCGCCCGAGTTCACGCTGCTCGCGGCGCTGCGCCAGGAGCCCGCCAACTCCGGCACCATCCTCTCCTTCTCGCACGGATACAACAG GTACCTGGAGCTGCAGTCGAGCGGGCGCCGCGACGAGGTGCGCCTGCACTACGTGGCCGCCGGGGGAGCCGCGGCGCGGGTGGAGACCTTCCCGTTCCGGCTGGCGGACGGCGCGTGGCACCGCGTGGCGCTGGCGGTGTCGGGCGCGCAGGCCACGCTGTTCGTGGACTGCCACCCGCTGTACCGCCGCCTGATCCCGCCGCCCGACCGCAACTTCACCCAGCCGCAGCTGTCTCTGTGGGTAGGACAGAGGAATAGCAAACATTCTTTATTTAAG GGTACTCTTCAAGAGGTAAGATTAGTGAGCGGGCCTCACGGATACCTGGTGCAATGCCCGGGGCTGGACTCCGAGTGCCCCACCTGCGGGCAGTTCGCGCTGCTGCAGGCGACCGTGCAGGAGCTCACGACACACATCCATGACCTTTCGCTTAAg TTGGTGGGCACGGAAGCGCGGCTGGCGCGGCTGGAGCAGTGCGACTGTCAGAAGTCGTGCTACTCCAACGGCACCGTGCACGCGGACGGCGCCTCCTGGCAGAAGGACTGCAATCGCTGCTCCTGCGTG CATGGCGAGATAACTTGCAGGCCAGTTGAGTGCGATAGAGCAGAGTGTAAAAATCCTGTATTACATCCTGGCGAATGCTGCCCCACATGTCTAA GGCAATGTCTATTAAAAGGAACGTTATACGAGCACGGGGAGCGATTCGCGCCGAAGGAGTGTGCGGAGTGCGTGTGTCACGACGGCAACATGCAGTGCGCGCGCGTGGACCCCGACACCGCCTGCCCGCCGCTGCCCTGCGACCAGCCCGACCAGTTCACCGTGCCCGGCGAGTGCTGCAAGTTCTGTCCCG GAGTGGACTACTGCAGCATGGGTCACTCGTGTGACGAGAACGCGACGTGTATGAATCTCAATACAAAGTACACTTGTAAGTGCAATCAAGGATTCCAAGGAGATGGAATTACGTGTGAAG ATGTGGATGAATGTCAAGCAGCCGGTGGGCTGTACGGACACCACTGCCATTCCAACACACGCTGTGTGAACGTGGTCGGGAGCTACGTGTGCCAGTGCCTGCCCGGGTACACCAGGCGAGACAAGTTTAACTGCGTTGAG GTGGACGAGTGCGCGAGTGAGCTCCACGGCTGCCACGCGCACGCGCAGTGCAGCAACACGCCCGGCTCCTACTCGTGCCGGTGTCGCGACGGCTACTCCGGCGACGGCTACACGTGCACAC CGATCTGCACAGGCGGTTGCCTGAACGGCGGGGTGTGCGCGGCGCCGGAGCACTGCGCCTGTGCGCGCGGCTTCGGCGGCGCACGCTGCGAGCGGGACGTGGACGAGTGCGACGCGCTGTCGCACCCCGCCGCGCACGCGCCGTGCGTGCCGCGCGCGCTGTGCGTCAACACGCCCGGCTCCTACTACTGCGTGTGTCGCGACGGGTACCGGCGCGACCCGCACAGAGATCATTGCGAAG ATGTAGACGAATGTATAGAAGGCTTCCACACGTGTCATCCGAGTGCCCGCTGCATCAACACAGAGGGAGGCTTCAGATGTCAATGTGATACACCTTCCTGCGAACTTA GTTGTTCGTGGCAAGGCCAGGTGTTGTCGGACGGCGAGCGCTGGCTGGAGGCCGGCGGCTGCCGCGCCTGCTCCTGCAACGCTGGCGTCGCGTCCTGTGAGCGCGCGCTCTGCGCCTGCGACAGGGACAATACCTCGCTTACT TTTGCTTCGACGGAATCGTCGCTGTCGCTGGCGCCGGCGGCGTGCTGCCCGCACTGCGAGGCGCGCTTCCACTGTCGCCACCAGGAGATGCACCACGTCACGTTCCGCAGCGGCGAGCGCTGGCTCTACCAGTGCCAGATCTGCGAGTGTCTA CTAGGAGAAGTAGACTGTTGGGAGCCCGAGTGTGAAGAGGGCACAAGCTGCTGCGCGGCGGGCGCGGAGCGGAGTGGCGCGGAGGGGGGCTCGTGGCGCGCGCCGCACCGCCTCGAGCTGGCGGGCTGCGCGCCGCCGCACTGCCCCACCTGCCAA GGCGGGCAGTGTGCTACTTTGGTGAGCAATCTCGCGTGTTGTGTGCATCG AGCGCGGCGCGACGTGGCGGCGGCGCTGGCGCTGGCGGCGCTGTGGTGgggccgcgcgccgcgcccgcacCGCAAGCaccgcggcgcgcggcgctaG